From one Marinobacter sp. LV10MA510-1 genomic stretch:
- a CDS encoding valine--pyruvate transaminase, with protein MKLSAFGQKFTADAGITSLMDDLGNAMASGDDLIMMGGGNPGHIPEIQQRVREILVQISQSDADMRRLVGVYDPPQGEKQFIAALAKLLSREYGWDLTSENIALTNGSQAAFFMLFNMFGGDYGDGVHKHILLPLAPEYIGYADAGIDADLFHAVQPDISFTDAHEFKYRIDFDAVEVTGETGAICVSRPTNPTGNVITDDELAQLETLARRQNIPLIVDGAYGTPFPSLLFTEAKPIWNEQIILCLSLSKLGLPAARTGIVIAAAPTIKALAGINAIMNLATGSFGAMLAEPLVRSGEILTLSRDVVCPFYKAKMQRAVAAFTGAMDDAPCRWYIHKPEGAMFLWLWFPDLPITSLELYQHLKLRGVLVVSGHYFFPGLPEDGWKHRNECLRVTYSQDDERVAEGLRIIAEEVKAVWVEAEAAD; from the coding sequence ATGAAACTCTCTGCGTTTGGCCAGAAATTTACGGCGGATGCCGGTATTACCTCGTTGATGGACGATTTAGGCAATGCCATGGCCTCGGGTGATGACCTGATCATGATGGGCGGCGGCAACCCCGGCCATATTCCTGAGATACAGCAGCGGGTTCGGGAGATTCTGGTTCAGATCAGCCAGAGTGACGCCGATATGCGTCGTCTGGTGGGCGTTTATGATCCCCCTCAGGGCGAAAAGCAGTTTATCGCCGCGTTGGCCAAATTGTTGAGCCGTGAGTACGGCTGGGACCTGACCAGCGAGAACATTGCGCTCACCAACGGCAGCCAGGCAGCCTTCTTTATGCTGTTCAATATGTTCGGTGGCGACTATGGCGATGGCGTGCACAAACACATTCTATTGCCGCTGGCGCCAGAATACATCGGTTACGCCGACGCCGGCATAGACGCGGATCTGTTTCACGCAGTACAGCCTGACATCTCCTTCACCGACGCCCACGAGTTCAAATACCGGATTGATTTTGACGCGGTAGAAGTGACCGGCGAAACCGGCGCTATTTGTGTGTCCAGGCCAACCAATCCCACCGGTAACGTGATCACCGACGACGAGCTGGCGCAATTGGAAACCCTGGCGCGGCGCCAAAACATCCCGCTGATTGTGGATGGCGCCTACGGCACACCGTTTCCCAGCCTGTTGTTTACCGAAGCCAAACCAATCTGGAACGAACAGATCATTCTGTGCCTGAGCCTGTCCAAGCTAGGTTTGCCTGCGGCCCGCACCGGTATCGTGATTGCTGCGGCACCTACCATCAAGGCGCTGGCGGGCATTAATGCGATCATGAATCTGGCTACCGGGAGCTTTGGTGCCATGCTGGCGGAGCCGTTGGTGCGCTCGGGGGAGATCTTGACCCTAAGCCGTGACGTGGTATGCCCGTTCTACAAGGCCAAAATGCAGCGCGCCGTGGCAGCGTTCACCGGGGCCATGGACGATGCGCCTTGCCGCTGGTATATCCACAAACCCGAGGGCGCGATGTTCCTGTGGCTGTGGTTTCCGGATTTACCGATTACCAGCCTGGAACTGTATCAGCACTTGAAGCTTCGCGGTGTGCTGGTGGTGTCTGGCCATTACTTTTTCCCGGGACTGCCTGAGGACGGCTGGAAACATCGCAACGAGTGTCTTCGGGTAACCTACTCCCAGGACGACGAACGGGTTGCAGAAGGGCTGCGAATTATTGCCGAAGAAGTTAAAGCGGTATGGGTAGAAGCTGAAGCTGCGGACTGA
- a CDS encoding DUF3108 domain-containing protein, with product MQKKSLAESAFTGLSLLLNLALSVCLIVFVAPALADVDGESSGAPRLTPFEASFSASIEQGITLSGSAKRILSDQNNGVWLYRTSVKSFVADIEESVVLKWQDGQVIPLRYRYKLSGLLIRDREESIDFDWKQNLATGRYKDKAFEVVLSPGLLDPLGYQLQLHQDIKAGKREMEYRYVRHGRLDKEKFAVINEGPIETPQGEMNALTVEKLRGEGAKRETLMWFAPKFDHMLVQLLQTEPDGSRYELNLKSIKQL from the coding sequence ATGCAGAAAAAATCCCTGGCTGAATCCGCTTTTACGGGTTTATCCCTGCTGCTCAATTTGGCCTTGTCGGTGTGCCTGATTGTCTTTGTCGCGCCTGCGCTGGCTGACGTGGATGGCGAATCTTCAGGGGCCCCCAGGCTAACGCCTTTCGAGGCTTCTTTTTCCGCGTCTATCGAGCAGGGTATTACCTTGAGCGGCAGCGCAAAACGCATTCTGAGTGATCAGAATAACGGCGTTTGGCTTTATCGCACCTCGGTAAAATCGTTTGTAGCCGATATTGAAGAATCGGTGGTTCTAAAGTGGCAGGACGGTCAGGTCATTCCTTTGCGCTACCGCTATAAGCTCTCAGGTTTGCTGATTCGCGACCGTGAAGAATCCATCGACTTTGACTGGAAGCAAAATCTTGCGACCGGCCGCTATAAGGATAAAGCATTCGAAGTCGTCCTTAGCCCCGGCCTGCTGGACCCACTGGGCTATCAGTTGCAGTTGCACCAAGACATCAAGGCCGGAAAACGGGAAATGGAGTACCGCTACGTACGCCACGGCCGGCTGGACAAGGAAAAGTTTGCAGTTATTAACGAGGGGCCGATCGAAACACCTCAAGGCGAGATGAACGCTCTGACGGTGGAAAAACTGAGGGGCGAAGGCGCCAAGCGGGAGACACTGATGTGGTTCGCCCCGAAATTCGACCACATGTTGGTGCAATTGCTGCAAACCGAGCCTGATGGCAGCCGCTACGAGCTCAACCTGAAAAGCATAAAACAGCTCTAA
- the purN gene encoding phosphoribosylglycinamide formyltransferase: protein MKANPSPRPKILILVSGQGSNLQALIESSRERDYPADIVAVGSNQAKAPALARAAHANIPTFVIEHGHYGSRDEFDGALMQEIRRHNPDLIVLAGFMRILTEGFVRAFRGQLLNIHPSLLPKYTGLKTHQRALDAGDKMHGASVHFVTEELDGGPIIAQAQIPVGPDDNAETLALKVQTQEHVLYPIVVRWCCEGRVQLGAERVLFDGQALPGPLVLPAN, encoded by the coding sequence ATGAAAGCGAATCCGTCACCGCGCCCGAAGATTCTGATACTGGTATCGGGCCAGGGCAGCAACCTGCAGGCGCTGATCGAGTCCAGTCGCGAGCGTGACTACCCGGCTGACATAGTGGCGGTTGGCAGTAATCAGGCCAAGGCGCCAGCGTTGGCGAGAGCGGCCCATGCCAACATTCCCACCTTTGTGATTGAGCACGGCCACTACGGCAGTCGCGATGAATTCGACGGTGCTCTCATGCAGGAAATCCGCCGCCACAACCCGGATCTGATTGTGCTGGCCGGTTTTATGCGCATTCTGACGGAGGGTTTTGTGCGCGCCTTCCGCGGCCAGCTGCTGAACATTCACCCCTCGCTGCTGCCAAAATACACCGGCCTGAAGACCCACCAGCGCGCCCTGGATGCCGGTGACAAAATGCACGGCGCGTCTGTGCACTTTGTCACTGAAGAACTGGATGGCGGGCCGATTATTGCCCAGGCCCAGATCCCAGTGGGCCCGGACGATAACGCTGAAACCCTGGCGCTGAAGGTGCAGACTCAGGAGCATGTGCTTTATCCTATTGTGGTTCGTTGGTGCTGTGAAGGCCGCGTGCAACTGGGGGCTGAACGGGTTTTGTTTGATGGCCAGGCGCTGCCCGGGCCTTTGGTATTGCCCGCAAACTAA
- the purM gene encoding phosphoribosylformylglycinamidine cyclo-ligase, translating to MSEHKPSLTYRDAGVDIDAGNELVNRIKATAARTRRPEVLGGLGGFGAMVAIPAGYKEPVLVSGTDGVGTKLRLAMQLQKHDTIGIDLVAMCVNDLIVGGAEPLFFLDYYATGKLNVEVAASVVEGIGEGCELAGCALVGGETAEMPGMYEGDDYDLAGFCVGITERADIIDGSRVRPGDALLAIGSSGPHSNGYSLIRKILEVSNADLNQPIGDTTLAEALMAPTRIYVKNLLKLIRDIDVRALSHITGGGLPENIPRVLPKGTVATIDTASWQLPPVFQWLKDAGGVATEEMYRTFNCGIGMVLCVPQDQLSLTLDTLNAMGEKAWHLGTIEAASDRQADSVVSYQPGLLAK from the coding sequence ATGAGCGAACACAAGCCCTCTTTGACTTACCGCGACGCAGGCGTTGATATTGACGCCGGCAATGAACTCGTCAACCGCATTAAAGCGACAGCGGCACGCACCCGTCGCCCGGAAGTGCTGGGCGGCCTGGGTGGGTTTGGTGCCATGGTTGCCATTCCTGCTGGCTATAAAGAGCCGGTTCTGGTGTCCGGCACCGACGGCGTAGGCACAAAATTGCGCCTGGCCATGCAGTTACAAAAACACGACACCATCGGCATCGACCTGGTCGCTATGTGCGTGAACGACCTGATTGTGGGTGGCGCCGAGCCCCTGTTCTTCCTGGACTATTACGCCACCGGCAAACTGAACGTAGAAGTCGCTGCCAGCGTGGTTGAAGGCATTGGCGAAGGCTGCGAGCTGGCCGGCTGCGCGCTGGTGGGTGGCGAAACCGCTGAGATGCCGGGCATGTACGAAGGTGACGACTACGACCTTGCCGGATTTTGTGTTGGCATAACCGAGCGCGCTGACATTATTGACGGCAGCCGCGTGCGCCCGGGTGATGCCCTGCTGGCGATTGGCTCTTCCGGCCCGCATTCCAACGGTTATTCGCTGATCCGCAAAATTCTGGAAGTCAGCAACGCCGATCTGAACCAGCCAATTGGCGATACCACCCTGGCCGAGGCCCTGATGGCCCCGACACGCATCTATGTCAAAAATCTGCTGAAGCTGATTCGCGATATTGACGTACGCGCTCTGTCACACATTACCGGCGGTGGCCTCCCCGAGAACATACCCCGCGTGCTACCCAAAGGCACCGTAGCCACAATTGATACCGCCAGCTGGCAGCTACCGCCGGTGTTCCAATGGCTGAAAGACGCCGGCGGCGTGGCCACTGAGGAAATGTACCGCACGTTTAACTGCGGCATTGGCATGGTGCTCTGCGTCCCGCAGGACCAACTGTCGCTGACACTGGACACACTCAATGCCATGGGCGAAAAGGCATGGCATCTTGGTACGATTGAAGCCGCCTCGGACCGCCAGGCCGACAGCGTTGTAAGCTATCAGCCAGGGCTGCTGGCGAAATGA
- a CDS encoding DUF2066 domain-containing protein, with protein MPEFQKSSVSNVQRSIEFKALSEFFCNRVVNALARVRQSAVRWALAAMLLLAAQAQAVTVNNLYSANVALQGSGQEALSASYSAGLREVLVRVAGSRGVLEREGIDAVLGTAESMLTSYQVLSAGAESRVQMSFGAVAVTQALASIQAPVWGANRPLTLAWVALEEQGERALITDTGPLDGASAEFRSGLENASRVRGLPLVLPVAGAAGNRELLSDIWGQFVSRVRSTSNDIGRDVMALVRVSRSGDQWRAGWVMDGFSADSPGEQVVSADSPAALAQALVDRWTELYVSRYGASGGEAGKQPTVDLVLQGVTGLADYAEVTRALAQINAVDSAAPVEVKGSELTLRLTFSGELDQLREYIMLDSRLVSQPAAVGPSEEQALQALYPVLIYRWKPSPVPAVVR; from the coding sequence ATGCCTGAATTTCAAAAAAGCTCCGTGTCTAACGTTCAAAGATCAATCGAATTCAAAGCGTTGTCAGAGTTTTTCTGCAACCGCGTCGTTAACGCTCTGGCCCGTGTCAGGCAATCCGCTGTGCGCTGGGCGCTGGCGGCAATGTTGCTGCTGGCGGCTCAGGCTCAGGCGGTAACCGTGAACAATCTTTACTCTGCCAACGTGGCTCTGCAAGGCTCTGGACAAGAGGCGTTATCGGCGTCTTACAGCGCAGGGCTGCGCGAGGTGCTGGTGCGCGTTGCCGGCAGCCGTGGAGTATTGGAACGCGAAGGTATTGATGCGGTGCTTGGTACAGCCGAGTCCATGCTGACGTCGTACCAGGTTCTAAGTGCAGGCGCTGAAAGCCGGGTGCAGATGAGCTTTGGCGCGGTAGCGGTTACCCAGGCACTAGCCTCAATTCAGGCGCCGGTGTGGGGCGCCAACCGGCCACTGACATTGGCCTGGGTTGCGCTTGAAGAGCAGGGTGAAAGGGCATTGATTACCGATACCGGCCCTCTTGATGGTGCCAGCGCGGAGTTCCGCTCCGGTCTTGAAAACGCATCGCGGGTACGCGGCTTGCCGCTGGTTTTACCGGTGGCGGGGGCGGCAGGTAATCGCGAGTTGCTGTCGGATATCTGGGGCCAGTTTGTTAGCCGTGTACGCAGCACTTCCAATGATATTGGTCGTGATGTGATGGCGCTGGTGCGGGTTAGTCGCAGCGGTGATCAGTGGCGCGCAGGCTGGGTGATGGACGGCTTCAGCGCTGATAGCCCTGGGGAGCAAGTGGTGAGCGCTGACTCGCCGGCGGCCCTGGCGCAGGCTCTAGTCGATCGCTGGACCGAACTTTATGTTAGCCGTTACGGAGCAAGCGGAGGCGAGGCGGGCAAGCAACCCACGGTGGATTTAGTGCTGCAGGGCGTAACCGGACTGGCTGACTACGCCGAAGTAACCCGAGCCCTGGCGCAGATTAATGCTGTTGACAGCGCTGCACCGGTTGAAGTGAAAGGCAGTGAGCTAACCCTCCGCCTGACATTTTCTGGTGAGTTGGACCAGCTGCGTGAGTACATTATGCTGGATTCCCGCTTAGTGTCGCAGCCAGCAGCGGTTGGACCGTCTGAGGAACAGGCTTTGCAGGCGCTGTATCCGGTTCTGATCTATCGCTGGAAGCCTTCGCCGGTCCCGGCGGTGGTGCGTTAA
- a CDS encoding CDP-alcohol phosphatidyltransferase family protein → MSLHHWRWIPNALTFLRVALIAPFAIELHAGSYSTALIIFTLAAVTDGVDGYLARRFDWRSRFGAIVDPLADKALLITAYLMLALGGVFPLWLFLLVLGRDLLIVCGALIFHYGIGRFEMAPSLMGKFNTAIQIFAVLLAMLLQVITMAPPWINSALVWLVAVFTVLSGAHYLLAWSLRAWRARLS, encoded by the coding sequence TTGAGCTTGCATCATTGGCGCTGGATTCCGAACGCCCTGACCTTTCTGCGTGTTGCGTTGATTGCTCCCTTCGCTATCGAGTTGCACGCAGGCAGCTATTCCACGGCATTGATTATTTTTACATTGGCAGCAGTGACTGACGGCGTGGACGGGTATCTGGCCCGCCGCTTTGACTGGCGCTCCCGCTTTGGCGCCATTGTCGATCCGCTAGCGGACAAAGCTTTGCTCATTACCGCCTATTTAATGCTGGCATTGGGTGGAGTGTTTCCTTTGTGGCTGTTTTTGCTGGTGCTGGGGCGCGATCTGTTAATTGTTTGTGGCGCGCTGATATTTCACTACGGAATCGGCAGATTCGAAATGGCTCCGAGCCTGATGGGCAAATTCAACACCGCGATTCAGATTTTTGCAGTGCTGCTGGCAATGCTGTTGCAGGTTATCACCATGGCGCCGCCATGGATAAACTCGGCGCTGGTCTGGCTGGTTGCTGTATTCACAGTGCTTAGCGGTGCGCACTATCTGCTCGCTTGGAGCTTACGGGCATGGAGGGCCAGGTTGTCGTGA
- the hda gene encoding DnaA regulatory inactivator Hda yields MEGQVVVTNSQLILGVKLRDDARFDNFHGERNAAVAERLQQACQPPVTVPVVVLCGDSDTGKSHLLQALCHYAESQSLSAVCISITELGPFGPDALTGLEQFNLVCLDDLDSVAGQNGWEEAVFHLYNRMLDAGHQLVVSLSDVPASLPFILPDLSSRLSHGLTLQLGIYRDSDRKRILMARAEQRGLVMADDVAGFILRRAPRRLGDLLAILDSLDENSLQAQRRLTIPFVKTVMNW; encoded by the coding sequence ATGGAGGGCCAGGTTGTCGTGACAAATTCACAGCTGATTCTGGGTGTAAAATTACGTGATGATGCCCGCTTCGACAACTTCCACGGCGAGCGCAACGCGGCCGTGGCCGAGCGTTTGCAGCAGGCGTGTCAGCCTCCGGTAACGGTGCCAGTGGTGGTGCTGTGTGGCGATTCCGATACGGGCAAAAGCCACCTGTTACAGGCCTTGTGCCACTACGCTGAGAGCCAGTCGTTGTCAGCAGTTTGCATAAGCATTACCGAGCTGGGGCCGTTCGGACCAGATGCGCTGACTGGGCTGGAGCAATTTAACCTGGTGTGCCTAGATGATCTTGACAGCGTCGCTGGTCAGAACGGCTGGGAAGAGGCGGTTTTTCATCTTTACAACCGTATGCTGGATGCCGGCCACCAGCTGGTTGTGAGCTTGTCAGACGTGCCCGCGTCTTTACCGTTTATTTTGCCCGACTTGTCTTCCCGTCTCAGCCACGGCCTGACTCTGCAGCTGGGCATTTACCGGGATTCAGATCGCAAGCGCATTCTGATGGCCCGCGCAGAGCAGCGGGGCCTGGTGATGGCTGACGACGTTGCCGGATTTATTCTGCGCCGCGCTCCGCGGCGCCTGGGTGACTTGCTGGCCATTCTGGACTCGCTGGACGAAAATTCGTTGCAGGCTCAGCGCCGGCTGACCATTCCGTTTGTGAAAACCGTAATGAACTGGTAA
- a CDS encoding ParA family protein, with amino-acid sequence MRRVVFNQKGGVGKSSITCNLAAISAARGKRTLVVDLDPQGNSTHYLMGRPAAELDNNAADLLEQTLAFTVFNRRPEESFVHATPFENLWVLPSSPELEFLERKLEAKHKIYKLREALKKLDQHFDDIYIDTAPALNFYTRSALIGAQRCLIPFDCDDFARQALYGIIHEIQELQEDHNPELSIEGIVANQFQARASLPVKLLAELEQEGLPVLSVRLSSSVKMKESHQCHQPLIHMAPRHPLTQQFEDLYRLLHGEPLAADAALTAQE; translated from the coding sequence ATGAGACGGGTGGTATTCAATCAGAAAGGCGGTGTCGGCAAGTCCAGTATTACCTGCAACCTGGCCGCAATCAGTGCAGCTCGCGGCAAGCGCACTTTAGTGGTTGATCTGGACCCCCAGGGTAATTCAACCCATTACCTGATGGGTCGGCCTGCCGCGGAGCTTGACAATAACGCGGCTGACTTGTTGGAGCAGACCTTGGCATTCACGGTGTTCAACCGGCGCCCGGAAGAGTCGTTTGTGCACGCAACGCCTTTTGAGAACCTGTGGGTGTTGCCTTCAAGTCCGGAGTTGGAATTTCTTGAACGCAAGCTTGAAGCCAAACACAAAATCTACAAACTGCGTGAAGCCCTGAAAAAGCTGGATCAACATTTCGACGACATTTACATCGATACCGCGCCGGCCCTGAATTTTTACACTCGTTCGGCGTTGATTGGCGCCCAGCGTTGCCTCATTCCGTTTGATTGCGATGACTTCGCGCGCCAAGCGCTGTACGGCATCATTCACGAAATTCAGGAGCTGCAGGAGGACCACAACCCGGAGCTGAGCATTGAAGGTATTGTTGCCAATCAGTTCCAGGCCCGCGCTAGCCTGCCGGTCAAACTGTTGGCTGAATTGGAGCAGGAAGGTTTGCCGGTGCTGTCGGTACGCTTGTCCAGCTCGGTGAAAATGAAAGAGTCACACCAGTGTCATCAGCCGCTGATTCATATGGCACCGCGACACCCGCTGACCCAGCAGTTTGAAGATCTTTACCGGCTGCTTCACGGCGAACCACTGGCTGCCGACGCGGCGCTGACGGCGCAAGAATGA
- a CDS encoding YqcC family protein, producing MNPALDTLGHAHQVADRLLAIEIKLRQMNCWQNEPLAAGKYLSCEPFCLDTMSFEQWLQFVLLPRLKQLVEDDQPLPTVSGVAPMAEEHYRSGSDPGQALIRELAALDELLGAKPG from the coding sequence ATGAACCCCGCACTCGACACCCTAGGCCATGCCCACCAAGTTGCCGACCGCCTGCTGGCCATTGAAATTAAGCTGCGCCAGATGAATTGTTGGCAAAACGAGCCTCTGGCGGCGGGAAAGTACCTGAGCTGCGAACCGTTCTGCCTGGATACCATGAGCTTTGAACAGTGGTTGCAGTTTGTGCTTTTGCCGCGTCTGAAACAGCTGGTTGAAGACGATCAGCCGTTACCCACGGTCAGCGGCGTGGCGCCGATGGCAGAAGAGCACTATCGGAGCGGCTCGGATCCTGGCCAGGCGTTGATCCGTGAACTGGCCGCCCTGGACGAACTGCTGGGCGCAAAGCCCGGCTGA
- the nadC gene encoding carboxylating nicotinate-nucleotide diphosphorylase: MISAELLRQSRIETVAHSLREDIGDGDITAQLIAVDTRASGRVITREHAVIAGREWVAEVFRQVDREVILDWQVEDGQHVEPGQLLFRMNGLARSLLSAERAALNWLQTLSAVATQAARYAALISHTRTQLLDTRKTLPGLRLAQKYAITCGGCRNHRLGLWDAFLIKENHIAACGSIAAAVHAARKLAPGKPVEVETENLNELQQALDAGADIIMLDEFSLADMRTAVAQTAGKARLEASGGIDDSTLVAIAETGVDFISLGTLTKNLRAVDLSMRLDA, translated from the coding sequence ATGATCAGTGCCGAACTTCTGCGCCAGTCCAGAATTGAAACGGTTGCCCACAGTCTGCGCGAAGACATTGGCGACGGTGACATTACTGCACAACTTATCGCCGTCGACACCCGCGCCAGCGGCCGCGTGATTACCCGCGAACACGCCGTTATTGCCGGCCGCGAATGGGTAGCCGAAGTATTTCGCCAGGTTGACCGCGAGGTTATTCTGGATTGGCAGGTGGAAGACGGCCAGCATGTCGAACCCGGCCAACTGCTGTTCCGCATGAACGGTCTGGCCCGCAGCCTGCTAAGCGCCGAGCGTGCGGCTTTAAACTGGCTTCAAACCCTGTCTGCGGTCGCCACCCAAGCCGCTCGTTACGCGGCGCTGATCAGCCACACCCGCACGCAGTTGCTGGATACCCGAAAAACTCTGCCCGGCTTGCGCCTGGCGCAAAAATACGCGATCACCTGTGGCGGTTGCCGTAATCACCGTTTGGGATTGTGGGACGCTTTTCTGATCAAAGAAAACCACATTGCGGCCTGCGGCTCTATTGCCGCCGCTGTTCATGCAGCGCGGAAACTGGCGCCGGGTAAACCGGTAGAAGTGGAAACCGAAAATCTGAACGAACTGCAGCAGGCGCTGGATGCCGGTGCCGACATAATAATGCTTGACGAGTTTTCCCTGGCGGATATGCGCACAGCAGTGGCGCAAACTGCGGGCAAAGCACGCCTTGAGGCCTCTGGCGGTATTGACGACAGCACACTGGTGGCCATCGCCGAAACCGGTGTGGACTTTATATCTTTGGGTACGCTGACAAAAAACCTGCGGGCCGTAGATCTGTCCATGCGCCTCGACGCCTAA
- a CDS encoding DUF1631 domain-containing protein codes for MQDKKVVNITGQGSTSRFFLPTALILLMDASAQSIRTVLDQFFDRADDALFELADRAGTDQEQTRYFDAMRELRLRRKSMTVAVLQHVSQAFNDIGKARPQNTNPGLDSVDEGSLSLLDHAELEQQVAIDNMVTKLRYQYSEALRHLGLRVRHLLPGVALEDDQMPLCPEVLCGGLAEASKNLDVDIKARLIVLKLFDQLLVTSLGDVYHGANQTLIKEGVLPDSKAVSPVQPARSRQGAPVPPPSAAYREADGYGVGQPQAEVSAATFSQLSALLRQGQPAYSDGQAPASSGQWLQTDALLTRLSQVQAVFGKDPGAPLVPLSQQLQPVLQNSSGQSLRPGQVDNDVINLVAMLFEFILDDRHLHSVMKSLLGRLQIPMLKVALTDKNFFNRGGHPARKLLNGMALAATGWTEKRLGQRDPLLDKIRALVNRILEDFSTDVSLFNELLDDFNRFTDLDQRRRDLVEQRLRDAEEGRARHEQATADAKELLHKAMDGRLLPEPVQDILNGPWSHYLHWLALHESTESRAWQRAKTLTKQLIWTIDPVPLTATTRELLQQTIPQVIKQLRGALEGVAWDGLSVEAVIRDLELAHLDVFQRLVIAPSESTDNDHARTDDNREAPAARASVALLDTTKTTETTEVLADVSHPASALPFATDAPKETVIARAPESEIAGPTRAEPVVAEEWLAKAEGLRVGCWLELNRDGSQIRCKLAAFIRAVDKYIFVNRSGAKVAEYRRNDLAEMMAQGHIEILDDGLIFDRALESIIDNLRTSRRF; via the coding sequence GTGCAGGACAAAAAAGTTGTCAACATCACCGGACAAGGTTCGACGTCCCGCTTTTTTTTGCCGACTGCGTTAATCCTGTTAATGGACGCGTCTGCCCAGAGTATCCGTACCGTACTGGATCAATTTTTTGACCGCGCTGACGATGCCCTGTTCGAACTCGCCGATCGTGCCGGCACCGATCAGGAGCAAACACGCTATTTTGACGCCATGCGTGAGCTTCGGCTGCGTCGTAAGTCGATGACGGTAGCGGTGTTGCAGCACGTTAGTCAGGCCTTCAATGATATTGGCAAGGCCCGCCCACAGAACACCAATCCAGGCCTCGACAGCGTTGATGAGGGTTCCCTTAGCCTGCTGGATCACGCCGAACTTGAGCAGCAGGTGGCCATCGATAATATGGTCACAAAACTGCGTTACCAATACAGCGAAGCATTACGTCACCTGGGCTTGCGCGTGCGCCATCTGCTCCCCGGCGTTGCTCTGGAAGATGACCAGATGCCCTTGTGCCCGGAAGTGCTGTGCGGTGGACTGGCCGAGGCCAGCAAAAATCTTGATGTTGACATAAAAGCACGGCTGATCGTGCTGAAACTGTTTGACCAACTGCTGGTAACTAGCCTTGGCGATGTGTACCACGGCGCCAATCAAACCCTGATTAAAGAAGGCGTACTGCCTGACAGCAAAGCTGTCAGCCCGGTGCAACCGGCCCGCAGCCGCCAAGGCGCGCCTGTGCCGCCGCCATCCGCAGCGTATCGAGAGGCAGATGGGTACGGTGTGGGGCAGCCTCAGGCAGAGGTCTCTGCAGCTACTTTTTCGCAACTAAGCGCGCTGCTGCGCCAGGGTCAGCCTGCTTACAGCGACGGTCAGGCTCCTGCCAGTAGCGGGCAATGGCTGCAAACCGACGCCCTTCTGACGCGGTTGAGCCAGGTTCAGGCAGTATTTGGCAAGGACCCCGGTGCGCCGCTGGTACCTCTGAGCCAGCAGCTGCAACCGGTGTTACAGAATTCGTCTGGCCAGTCACTGCGGCCCGGCCAGGTGGACAACGACGTTATCAATCTGGTGGCTATGTTGTTCGAGTTTATTCTGGACGACCGCCATTTGCATTCGGTGATGAAAAGCCTGTTGGGGCGGCTGCAGATACCGATGCTGAAAGTAGCGTTAACAGACAAGAACTTTTTTAACCGCGGGGGTCACCCCGCACGCAAGTTGCTGAACGGAATGGCACTGGCCGCCACTGGCTGGACTGAAAAGCGCCTCGGCCAGCGCGACCCCTTACTGGACAAAATCCGCGCATTAGTAAACCGGATACTGGAAGATTTTTCCACAGACGTATCGCTGTTTAACGAGTTACTGGACGATTTCAACCGGTTTACGGATCTGGACCAGCGCCGCCGTGACTTGGTAGAGCAGCGCCTGCGGGATGCAGAAGAAGGCCGTGCGCGCCATGAACAGGCAACCGCAGACGCCAAAGAGCTGCTGCATAAGGCAATGGATGGTCGGCTGTTACCCGAGCCGGTGCAGGATATTCTAAATGGCCCCTGGAGCCACTACTTGCATTGGCTGGCACTTCATGAAAGCACAGAAAGCAGGGCATGGCAGCGAGCCAAGACGCTAACCAAGCAGCTGATCTGGACCATCGACCCAGTACCCCTGACAGCAACGACCCGTGAGTTGTTGCAGCAAACCATACCGCAGGTTATTAAGCAGTTGCGGGGGGCTCTGGAAGGCGTGGCCTGGGATGGTTTGTCGGTAGAAGCGGTTATCCGTGATCTGGAATTGGCGCACCTGGACGTGTTTCAGCGCCTGGTGATTGCGCCCAGTGAATCCACCGATAATGATCATGCTCGCACTGATGACAACCGGGAAGCGCCTGCTGCTAGGGCGAGTGTTGCACTTTTAGACACTACAAAAACGACAGAAACGACAGAAGTTTTAGCCGACGTCAGTCACCCGGCGTCTGCTTTGCCATTTGCCACAGATGCCCCCAAAGAGACGGTAATTGCCCGCGCGCCAGAGTCGGAGATTGCAGGGCCTACAAGAGCCGAGCCGGTTGTTGCCGAGGAATGGCTGGCCAAAGCCGAAGGTTTGCGGGTTGGTTGCTGGCTTGAGCTGAATCGCGATGGCAGTCAGATTCGCTGTAAGCTGGCGGCGTTTATTCGGGCGGTAGACAAGTACATATTTGTAAATCGCAGCGGTGCCAAAGTCGCCGAGTACCGCCGCAATGATCTGGCAGAAATGATGGCCCAAGGGCATATTGAAATACTGGACGATGGTTTGATTTTTGACCGGGCTCTGGAGTCGATTATTGACAACCTGCGCACCAGTCGCCGCTTTTGA